A window from Catharus ustulatus isolate bCatUst1 chromosome 14, bCatUst1.pri.v2, whole genome shotgun sequence encodes these proteins:
- the NSDHL gene encoding sterol-4-alpha-carboxylate 3-dehydrogenase, decarboxylating — translation MATRLRSAGRSCTVIGGSGFLGQHMVEQLLAKGYRVNVFDIQQSFEREQVTFYLGDLCDKEALLPALQGVSVVFHCASPAPSSDNRELFYKVNFLGTKTVIAACREARVQKLVLTSSASVVFEGTDIKNGSEDLPYAQKPIDYYTETKILQEKEVLSANDPDNDFLTTAIRPHGIFGPRDPQLVPILIQAAQSGKMKFIIGDGKNLVDFTYVENVVHGHILAAEKLHKDSPLCGKAFHITNDEPIPFWTFMSRILTGLDYDPPKYHIPYWLAYYLALLLALLLALLRPLVTIKATFTPMRVALAGTFHYYSCERAKRAMGYRPVVSLDEAIARTVQSYPSLRRARA, via the exons ATGGCCACACGCCTCAGATCG gctggcaggagctgcactgtCATCGGGGGCTCGGGCTTCCTGGGCCAGCACAtggtggagcagctgctggccaaGGGCTACAGAGTCAACGTCTTTGACATCCAGCAGAGCTTTGAGAGGGAGCAGGTGACCTTCTACCTGGGGGACCTGTGTGACAAGGAg gctctgctgccagccctgcagggagtgTCTGTGGTGTTCCACTGTGCCTCACCAGCCCCTTCCAGTGACAACAGGGAGCTGTTCTACAAGGTGAATTTTCTGGGAACCAAGACAGTCATTGCAGCCTGCAGAGAGGCTAGAGTGCAG aaattgGTGTTAACCAGCAGTGCCAGTGTAGTTTTTGAGGGCACAGACATCAAAAATGGCTCAGAAGATCTCCCCTATGCACAAAAACCTATTGATTACTACACAGAGACCAAGATCCTGCAGGAGAAG GAGGTGCTCAGTGCCAATGACCCAGACAATGATTTCCTCACCACTGCAATCCGGCCCCATGGGATATTTGGGCCCAGAGACCCTCAGCTGGTTCCCATCCTCATCCAGGCAGCTCAGAGTGGCAAAATGAAATTCATCATTGG ggatggaaaGAACTTGGTGGATTTTACCTACGTGGAGAACGTGGTGCATGGGCACATCCTGGCTGCAGAAAAGCTGCACAAAGACTCTCCCCTGTGTGGGAAG GCCTTCCACATCACCAATGATGAGCCAATTCCCTTCTGGACCTTCATGTCCCGGATCCTGACCGGCCTGGACTACGACCCTCCCAAGTACCACATCCCCTACTGGCTGGCCTATtacctggccctgctgctggccctgctgctggccctgctcaggcCCCTGGTGACCATCAAGGCCACCTTCACACCCATGAGGGTGGCCCTGGCTGGGACCTTCCACTACTACAGCTGTGAGAGGGCCAAGAGAGCCATGGGCTACAGGCCTGTGGTCAGCCTGGATGAGGCCATAGCCAGGACTGTGCAGAGCTACCCCAGCCTGCGCCGTGCCAGGGCCTGA